From the genome of Komagataeibacter sucrofermentans DSM 15973, one region includes:
- a CDS encoding putative toxin-antitoxin system toxin component, PIN family, protein MRVVLDTDVVLSGFMSPDGASRQLLLGALDRNFSLLLSTTLLVEYEAVLRRSENLFRMGVQGDEVLEVLDGLAGCCVPVSFDYRWRPTGAHGDDELVVETAINGNADAIATFNLKDMQRAVSRFGIPAVRPGVLLRRMRG, encoded by the coding sequence ATGCGCGTTGTTCTTGATACGGATGTTGTTCTTTCGGGATTCATGTCACCGGACGGAGCGTCCCGGCAGCTTTTGCTGGGGGCCTTGGATAGGAATTTCAGTCTGCTGCTCTCCACGACCCTCCTGGTCGAATACGAGGCGGTGTTGCGTCGTTCTGAAAACCTTTTTCGAATGGGCGTTCAGGGGGATGAAGTTCTGGAGGTTCTTGATGGACTTGCAGGGTGCTGCGTGCCGGTTTCTTTTGATTACAGGTGGCGACCGACAGGAGCGCACGGTGATGATGAACTTGTGGTTGAGACAGCGATCAACGGAAATGCGGATGCGATCGCCACGTTCAATCTGAAAGACATGCAGCGGGCTGTATCACGGTTCGGTATTCCAGCAGTGCGGCCAGGTGTTCTTTTGCGAAGGATGAGAGGATGA